CCACCTTTGTACGGGGACATTTCGCAGTATCAAAGAAAGTCTGTTTAAAAATGAACAATGGTTACGCGATATCGGTGCCTTACTATTAGTCGCGTTGTACACTTTCTTATGGACGCTATTATTTATTATTCCAGGTATTATCAAAGGCTACTCCTATTCGTTAGTGCCGTACATCTTGGCAGAAGACGATACGATTTCCATTACGGAAGCAATCGAACTTTCTCAGCGCATGACTGAAGGGTATAAATGGGAGCTGTTTGTGTTAGACTGGTCATTTATTTTATGGGACATAGCAGCTGGACTGACTATGGGAATCATCGGTTTCTACTCCGTTCCGTATCAAAAAGCAACTTGGACACGGTATTATTTACAACTTTCACGTTAAAAAAAGCAAGCCACGTCTGAAAAGGACGGGCTTGCTTTTTTTGTTTATTCGCAGATTAATTTTGCTGCAGCTTTAACGCGTTCCATACCTTCAGCGAAGATTTCTTCTGCCATGTGAGGTTGTGCGTTGTGT
This genomic interval from Jeotgalibaca porci contains the following:
- a CDS encoding DUF975 family protein encodes the protein MNRQSIKQQAKEDVRKNYLPWLIVAIIAISLSFLQGYLQLTDQTSFVDGSARIQFQVRWLNIIEIILLVPFSRLAIHLCTGTFRSIKESLFKNEQWLRDIGALLLVALYTFLWTLLFIIPGIIKGYSYSLVPYILAEDDTISITEAIELSQRMTEGYKWELFVLDWSFILWDIAAGLTMGIIGFYSVPYQKATWTRYYLQLSR